The following coding sequences are from one Rhodopirellula islandica window:
- a CDS encoding transglutaminase-like domain-containing protein, whose protein sequence is MSSSPNPNDYLGHCEDIDADHPDIIERAQKLAGASIEETAKNCFEFVRDSIQHTGDEERNPVTCRASDVLWHGIGYCYAKSHLLCAFLRANQIPAGLCYQRLSIEGDGAPFCLHGLNAVHLPDHGWYRIDARGNKPGVDAQFIPPREQLAFATDMAGERDLDEIWQTPHPAVIECLRRHEDWLELSQDLPDQDLPDIEER, encoded by the coding sequence ATGAGTTCATCTCCCAATCCAAACGACTACCTGGGGCATTGCGAGGACATTGATGCTGACCATCCAGACATCATCGAACGCGCCCAAAAATTGGCGGGTGCGTCGATCGAAGAGACCGCGAAAAACTGCTTTGAGTTTGTGCGTGATTCGATCCAGCACACGGGAGACGAAGAGCGAAATCCGGTGACGTGCCGAGCTTCGGATGTGCTGTGGCATGGGATCGGATACTGCTACGCCAAGAGCCATTTGCTGTGTGCCTTCTTGCGTGCCAATCAGATTCCCGCGGGGCTTTGTTATCAGCGTCTCTCCATCGAAGGCGACGGAGCTCCGTTTTGCTTGCACGGGCTCAACGCGGTCCATTTGCCCGACCATGGTTGGTATCGGATCGACGCTCGCGGAAACAAACCCGGTGTGGACGCTCAATTCATTCCTCCCCGAGAACAGTTGGCGTTTGCAACTGACATGGCAGGAGAACGGGACCTGGATGAGATTTGGCAGACGCCACATCCTGCCGTGATCGAATGCCTGCGGAGACATGAAGACTGGCTGGAATTGTCGCAAGATTTGCCCGATCAAGATTTGCCCGATATCGAAGAACGGTGA
- a CDS encoding HlyD family efflux transporter periplasmic adaptor subunit, translating to MKCLFDLMTRAVIVTFCVSLASNSILAQDTPEKAAQPETKKTTDDTDEVTVKVQGTFESTQSWELSHGLDQFGELEIKKILPHGTEVKEGQTVIWFDTESIDKKLSAAEIDIRLARIAADDEQFAHDQFVAAQKLDRQDAERARQAAKQAYDNYMQFDRDRKIKSAEFDIKMSQASLDNAAEELKQLQQMYDADDLTEESEEIVLKRAKQSVESAQFRLESTEIRSNRTLKQSIPAEEARTEATWERAQMAYEKTLRNLESAKKKRDLERRKAADALSEKETDFEELREQRKSIVIQAPGKGILLYGELNRGALNAKPSPIKVGSKVSTDQVIATVVQPNKMRIRLTLSEADLAGIQVGDSCVIKPAIAPKEEVKGSIDSIASVPFMGTKFDATVKITGKLPEAVKPTMTATVELTK from the coding sequence ATGAAGTGTTTGTTTGATCTGATGACCCGAGCCGTCATCGTCACGTTCTGCGTGAGCCTTGCGTCCAACTCAATTTTGGCCCAAGACACTCCTGAGAAGGCCGCTCAGCCTGAGACAAAGAAGACGACGGACGACACAGACGAGGTCACCGTCAAAGTGCAAGGGACGTTCGAGTCGACTCAAAGCTGGGAACTGAGCCACGGGTTGGATCAGTTTGGTGAACTTGAAATCAAGAAAATCCTTCCGCATGGCACCGAAGTCAAAGAAGGCCAGACCGTCATTTGGTTCGACACCGAATCGATCGACAAAAAACTGTCCGCCGCCGAGATTGACATTCGCTTGGCCAGAATTGCTGCCGACGACGAACAGTTTGCTCATGATCAATTCGTTGCCGCTCAAAAACTCGATCGCCAAGATGCAGAGCGGGCACGTCAGGCTGCCAAGCAGGCCTATGACAACTACATGCAATTCGATCGCGATCGAAAAATCAAAAGTGCTGAATTCGACATCAAGATGTCCCAAGCCTCACTGGACAACGCGGCCGAGGAACTGAAGCAACTTCAGCAAATGTACGACGCCGACGACTTGACCGAGGAATCCGAGGAGATCGTTCTCAAACGCGCCAAGCAGTCCGTCGAGTCCGCTCAGTTTCGATTGGAAAGCACCGAGATTCGTTCCAATCGAACCCTGAAACAATCCATTCCCGCCGAAGAAGCGCGAACCGAGGCCACCTGGGAACGCGCCCAAATGGCGTACGAGAAAACCCTTCGCAATCTCGAGAGTGCGAAAAAGAAACGCGACCTGGAACGCCGCAAGGCCGCGGATGCCTTGTCCGAAAAGGAAACGGACTTCGAAGAACTCCGCGAACAACGCAAGTCGATTGTCATCCAGGCTCCCGGCAAAGGGATCCTGCTGTATGGAGAACTGAATCGAGGCGCACTCAATGCCAAGCCGAGCCCGATCAAGGTGGGGTCGAAAGTCTCCACCGATCAGGTCATCGCCACCGTGGTTCAGCCAAACAAGATGCGAATTCGCTTGACGCTGAGCGAGGCTGATCTGGCCGGCATTCAAGTGGGCGACTCATGCGTTATCAAGCCAGCGATTGCCCCGAAGGAGGAGGTCAAGGGCAGCATTGATTCGATCGCATCGGTGCCGTTCATGGGAACGAAGTTTGATGCAACAGTGAAGATCACAGGCAAATTGCCCGAAGCGGTGAAACCGACGATGACCGCGACCGTTGAGTTGACGAAATGA
- a CDS encoding prenyltransferase/squalene oxidase repeat-containing protein codes for MNIKQTDRPVATTRIALRVRHLSLRVVLMLSALCLLAHSETLPAEDVAAVKPFDLSRTPVPPEIDAPTESEIRAAIVRGVQFMLDDQNPNGSWGSPTRTKGLNIYAPTPGAHHAFRAATTSLGIAGLIDTLEHLPENTPEKNLRAQVRDSVERAETWLYRELPKLRRADGSAMYNVWGHGYSIQALVRLHGWHKGDADRQASIVSLIEDQFEMLQRYESVDGGWGYYDFRYQADQPTSSSTSFVNGAVLVALKEADSIGVTPPKRMVDRAVAALGRQQKPDFSYLYSEDSQYRPMREINRPGGSLGRSQCCNAAMRLWGDSQITDDVVKVWLCRLYLRNGWLDIGRKRPVPHEAWMQVAGYFYYFGHYYAAVGMDLLPEEERAPYQSMLAKLMLDRQESDGSWWDYPLYDYHQPYGTGFVLMTLDACLP; via the coding sequence ATGAATATCAAGCAAACGGATCGCCCGGTCGCGACGACCAGGATTGCTCTGCGAGTTCGCCATTTGTCGCTTCGCGTCGTCTTGATGCTGAGTGCCTTGTGTCTGTTGGCACACAGCGAGACATTGCCAGCGGAAGACGTGGCTGCGGTGAAGCCCTTTGATTTGTCACGCACTCCGGTGCCGCCAGAAATCGACGCCCCCACCGAATCGGAAATCCGCGCCGCGATCGTTCGCGGGGTGCAGTTCATGCTCGATGACCAGAACCCGAACGGTTCCTGGGGATCACCCACGCGGACGAAAGGCCTGAACATTTACGCCCCGACGCCCGGAGCCCACCATGCGTTCCGAGCCGCGACCACGTCGCTGGGAATCGCGGGGTTGATCGACACACTGGAACACCTGCCTGAGAACACACCGGAAAAAAATCTACGGGCGCAAGTCCGCGATTCAGTCGAACGAGCTGAGACGTGGCTGTACCGCGAATTGCCGAAATTACGACGAGCAGATGGTTCGGCCATGTACAACGTCTGGGGTCATGGCTATTCGATCCAAGCACTCGTGCGGTTGCATGGTTGGCACAAAGGCGATGCGGATCGCCAAGCGAGCATCGTCAGCCTGATCGAAGACCAATTCGAAATGCTGCAGCGTTACGAATCGGTCGACGGCGGCTGGGGCTATTACGACTTCCGCTACCAAGCCGACCAACCAACCTCCTCGTCGACCAGCTTTGTCAACGGTGCCGTGTTGGTGGCACTCAAGGAAGCCGATTCCATCGGGGTGACTCCGCCAAAACGCATGGTGGATCGCGCCGTCGCAGCTTTGGGCCGACAACAGAAACCCGACTTCAGCTACTTGTACAGCGAAGACTCTCAGTACCGACCGATGCGAGAGATCAACCGCCCCGGCGGGAGTCTCGGTCGGTCCCAGTGCTGCAATGCAGCAATGCGATTGTGGGGCGATTCCCAAATCACCGACGACGTCGTGAAGGTCTGGCTGTGTCGACTCTATCTGCGCAACGGCTGGCTCGACATCGGCCGCAAGCGGCCGGTTCCCCACGAAGCTTGGATGCAGGTGGCTGGCTACTTCTACTACTTTGGTCACTACTACGCCGCAGTGGGAATGGACTTGTTGCCCGAAGAGGAACGTGCGCCGTATCAGTCGATGTTGGCCAAGCTGATGCTCGACCGTCAAGAATC